The following are encoded together in the Triticum dicoccoides isolate Atlit2015 ecotype Zavitan chromosome 6B, WEW_v2.0, whole genome shotgun sequence genome:
- the LOC119326527 gene encoding SKP1-like protein 1, with product MVTSDAGEKKMLMLKSSDGEEFEVEEVVAMESQTIRHMIEDDCADKAIPIHNINSEILSKVIEYCNKHVPAKPGNVASGSPGAATSNTMPPAALGKDLKLWDAEFIKVNHATLFDLIQAASYLKIKGLLDLTCQTVVDMIRGKTPEEIRNFFNIKNDYLPEEEEKIRRGNQWAFQ from the exons ATGGTGACCTCGGACGCGGGCGAGAAGAAGATGCTCATGCTCAAGTCGTCTGACGGTGAGGAGTTTGAGGTGGAGGAGGTGGTCGCAATGGAATCGCAGACCATCCGCCACATGATTGAGGATGATTGCGCTGACAAAGCCATCCCGATCCACAACATCAACTCCGAGATCCTCTCCAAGGTCATCGAGTACTGCAACAAACATGTCCCGGCCAAGCCAGGCAACGTCGCCAGTGGATCCCCTGGTGCCGCTACGTCTAACACCATGCCTCCCGCCGCCCTAGGCAAGGACCTCAAGCTGTGGGACgcagaattcatcaaggtcaaccaTGCCACCCTCTTCGACCTCATCCAG GCTGCAAGTTACCTCAAGATCAAGGGGTTGTTGGACCTGACCTGCCAGACTGTTGTCGACATGATTAGGGGCAAAACTCCGGAGGAGATCCGTAATTTCTTCAACATCAAGAATGACTACttgccagaggaggaggaaaagATCCGCAGGGGGAACCAATGGGCATTTCAGTAG